In Palaemon carinicauda isolate YSFRI2023 chromosome 14, ASM3689809v2, whole genome shotgun sequence, the following proteins share a genomic window:
- the LOC137653775 gene encoding uncharacterized protein isoform X1 has product MNHTLNILLLGITVGILCHSANARTGGFVQSSYFSTNGGTASGAAESSVIGPDGVRKGECSYSNSNGETVKIKYEESSDGRLIKGSVNGKEEKGDIARVLGECRGAINILSGSVTRGIAQGVEETKERVSEFERTFEQQMENFNRQQEAFINEQSNFFKQMADFTRGMASHHRQIVRNMNPYAFFW; this is encoded by the exons ATGAATCACACACTGAATATCCTACTGCTGGGCATCACCGTGGGGATCTTGTGCCACAGTGCCAACGCCAGGACAGGAGGCTTTGTCCAGTCGTCCTACTTCTCGACGAACGGAGGCACAGCGTCCGGCGCTGCCGAATCAAGCGTCATCGGTCCAGACGGGGTCAGGAAGGGAGAATGCAGCTACAGTAACAGCAATGGAGAAACCGTCAAG ATCAAGTATGAAGAGTCATCTGATGGTCGGCTCATCAAAGGTTCTGTAAACGGCAAAGAGGAGAAGGGAGACATTGCACGTGTTCTCGGAGAATGTCGTGGTGCCATCAACATATTGAGCGGCAGTGTCACACGTGGAATTGCACAGGGAGTTGAAGAAACCAAGGAGAGAGTATCCGAATTCGAACGTACATTCGAGCAGCAAATGGAAAATTTCAACCGCCAACAGGAAGCCTTCATCAACGAGCAGTCAAACTTCTTCAAGCAGATGGCTGATTTCACAAGAGGG ATGGCGAGCCATCATCGCCAGATCGTTAGAAATATGAATCCGTACGCGTTCTTTTGGTAG
- the LOC137653775 gene encoding uncharacterized protein isoform X2, with protein sequence MNHTLNILLLGITVGILCHSANARTGGFVQSSYFSTNGGTASGAAESSVIGPDGVRKGECSYSNSNGETVKIKYEESSDGRLIKGSVNGKEEKGDIARVLGECRGAINILSGSVTRGIAQGVEETKERVSEFERTFEQQMENFNRQQEAFINEQSNFFKQMADFTRGFEDSWKF encoded by the exons ATGAATCACACACTGAATATCCTACTGCTGGGCATCACCGTGGGGATCTTGTGCCACAGTGCCAACGCCAGGACAGGAGGCTTTGTCCAGTCGTCCTACTTCTCGACGAACGGAGGCACAGCGTCCGGCGCTGCCGAATCAAGCGTCATCGGTCCAGACGGGGTCAGGAAGGGAGAATGCAGCTACAGTAACAGCAATGGAGAAACCGTCAAG ATCAAGTATGAAGAGTCATCTGATGGTCGGCTCATCAAAGGTTCTGTAAACGGCAAAGAGGAGAAGGGAGACATTGCACGTGTTCTCGGAGAATGTCGTGGTGCCATCAACATATTGAGCGGCAGTGTCACACGTGGAATTGCACAGGGAGTTGAAGAAACCAAGGAGAGAGTATCCGAATTCGAACGTACATTCGAGCAGCAAATGGAAAATTTCAACCGCCAACAGGAAGCCTTCATCAACGAGCAGTCAAACTTCTTCAAGCAGATGGCTGATTTCACAAGAGGG TTCGAAGATTCTTGGAAATTCTAA